From Alphaproteobacteria bacterium, a single genomic window includes:
- a CDS encoding DUF202 domain-containing protein, translating to MIKNFNDHAANERTFLAWVRTAIAVMAFGFLVERFDLFLQIATVTWVDRAISIPSQKFGNFAGLTLLISGIAMVAIAAARFLITAKDIDSASLRPSAEARVDLALAALLVLLGFALFLYLSNAVFSRL from the coding sequence ATGATCAAGAATTTCAACGACCATGCGGCGAACGAACGTACTTTCTTGGCTTGGGTCCGTACCGCCATTGCGGTTATGGCCTTCGGGTTCCTCGTCGAGAGGTTCGACTTATTTCTCCAGATCGCCACCGTGACCTGGGTTGACCGCGCAATTTCCATCCCAAGTCAGAAGTTCGGGAATTTCGCGGGGCTCACGCTTCTCATCTCGGGGATCGCAATGGTTGCGATTGCGGCGGCGCGCTTTTTGATCACGGCGAAAGACATCGATAGTGCGTCGCTTCGCCCAAGCGCTGAGGCCCGCGTCGATTTGGCCCTGGCCGCTCTATTGGTGCTTTTGGGATTTGCACTTTTTCTCTATTTGTCGAATGCCGTTTTTTCAAGGCTCTAA
- a CDS encoding DUF2092 domain-containing protein, whose amino-acid sequence MSGSYCRFLVLLATLALIAAATARAQQNEPAQAPAEQEQSPPQMPMPQLPVVLLPDKPVLEPKALEILKAASERLVSAQTMTFTAIATYESPAKTLQPLAYTTLSEVTLQRPDKLRVITPGDGPPTEFYYDGKTIMAYSPDSNMVAIDDAPPTVDEMLKYAYNKAAIYFPFDDILATDPYKGLGELKLAFVIGQSHVVGGVLTDMVAIVNDFAQAEVWIGVEDHLPRRVRVTYFNEPGNFRHDVEFSNWQLNPVLPPGTFASERAAKATRIKFESPDEKLPQPQ is encoded by the coding sequence ATGAGCGGGTCGTACTGCAGGTTCTTGGTGCTTCTTGCGACACTCGCGTTAATCGCAGCTGCAACCGCTCGGGCTCAACAAAACGAGCCGGCGCAAGCTCCCGCGGAGCAGGAGCAGTCTCCGCCGCAAATGCCGATGCCGCAGCTCCCCGTGGTGCTGTTGCCCGACAAGCCCGTCCTGGAACCGAAGGCACTGGAAATTCTCAAGGCGGCGAGCGAGCGGCTCGTCTCCGCTCAGACCATGACGTTCACCGCGATTGCGACCTATGAGAGCCCGGCGAAGACCCTGCAGCCGCTTGCTTACACGACACTCTCGGAAGTGACGCTGCAACGGCCCGACAAGCTGCGCGTGATCACACCGGGCGACGGTCCCCCGACTGAGTTCTATTACGACGGCAAGACGATCATGGCCTATTCGCCGGACAGCAATATGGTGGCCATTGACGACGCACCGCCCACTGTCGACGAGATGCTGAAGTACGCTTATAACAAGGCCGCGATCTATTTTCCCTTCGACGATATCCTCGCGACCGATCCCTACAAGGGCTTGGGCGAGCTGAAGCTCGCCTTTGTGATCGGGCAATCCCACGTCGTCGGCGGCGTCCTCACGGACATGGTCGCCATCGTGAACGATTTCGCTCAGGCGGAAGTCTGGATCGGTGTGGAGGACCATCTCCCGCGCAGGGTGCGCGTGACCTATTTCAACGAGCCCGGCAATTTCCGGCACGACGTCGAGTTCTCGAATTGGCAACTCAACCCCGTCCTGCCGCCCGGCACCTTCGCTTCCGAACGCGCTGCGAAGGCAACGCGCATCAAATTCGAGAGCCCTGACGAGAAATTGCCACAACCGCAATGA
- a CDS encoding RNA-binding protein produces the protein MKKALLGLVGLVSLALPPQPVGAWSSTGARGTASGGNGSWSAHGYNGGSASGGGGSWSGQGAHGGSASGGSGSWHATGGEGGTASGGGGSWSGHSAYGGSASGGGGSWHATGAEGGTASGGGGSWHANGAYGGTASGGTAYGYHGGSYYGGSYYGVYHPPTTVNYYGSSCGNCGGWNGGAAAVGVVAGVAVGAAVANANTAAATSNAYASGYAAGTANTATATSNAYSAGVAAGATAANQPAPAVGNIYATLPSNCQYSGQGGASLYHCGALWLEPAFGANGVYYRVVPAP, from the coding sequence ATGAAGAAAGCGCTTCTAGGCCTCGTCGGCCTTGTCTCCCTCGCGCTGCCGCCCCAACCGGTCGGCGCATGGTCATCCACGGGAGCCCGCGGCACGGCGTCCGGCGGTAACGGATCGTGGAGTGCCCACGGCTATAATGGCGGCAGTGCATCGGGCGGTGGCGGTTCATGGAGCGGTCAAGGCGCTCATGGTGGATCGGCGTCGGGAGGTAGCGGCAGTTGGCACGCGACCGGTGGTGAAGGGGGGACGGCCTCGGGTGGAGGTGGTTCCTGGAGCGGTCATAGCGCCTATGGCGGATCGGCCTCGGGAGGTGGTGGGAGCTGGCATGCCACCGGCGCTGAAGGCGGGACAGCTTCGGGCGGTGGTGGCAGTTGGCATGCCAACGGTGCCTATGGCGGCACGGCCTCCGGAGGCACCGCCTACGGGTACCACGGCGGCAGCTATTATGGCGGCAGCTATTACGGCGTCTACCATCCGCCGACCACGGTGAATTACTACGGCAGCAGTTGCGGTAACTGTGGCGGCTGGAACGGAGGGGCGGCCGCTGTTGGTGTGGTCGCCGGCGTTGCAGTCGGCGCCGCGGTAGCCAACGCCAATACGGCGGCGGCGACGTCAAATGCATACGCCTCGGGTTACGCGGCGGGCACCGCCAATACGGCGACCGCGACATCGAACGCCTATTCGGCTGGTGTCGCGGCGGGTGCTACGGCCGCGAATCAGCCAGCTCCGGCAGTAGGTAACATCTATGCCACGCTGCCGAGCAATTGTCAGTATAGCGGGCAGGGAGGTGCCAGCCTCTACCACTGCGGCGCATTGTGGCTGGAGCCGGCCTTCGGCGCCAACGGCGTTTATTACCGGGTTGTCCCGGCACCTTAG
- a CDS encoding ion channel — translation MKRLDRHWITAIAFTAALVLLVSLAVSDVIEGFVYVLLVTVIVAVGVFYKLLPRSHFIAAAFANLIAVYACLFVFFVETNFPEGNDAVLLVGFVLPIAAFLLAIAWRHRDIRAIVNKKDPHYERNLAQVLRWLVPIFAIGLLTFAIPSTNWGPLGHDLAFLAAMTVIALVVSLVVREVVTFLLETALLFEEFFERIARLLVPAFAFFTFYSFLVIVFGAIYRIADHLSTREMFAVAGIAQKISFPDALYFSIVTLSTVGYGDIVPVTNLARFIVAIQIVCGILLLLFGFSEIIAYTRAHREHSRTSTHAREERRD, via the coding sequence ATGAAGCGGCTCGATCGGCACTGGATCACGGCGATCGCGTTCACCGCCGCCCTCGTCTTGCTTGTCAGCCTCGCGGTCAGCGACGTCATCGAAGGCTTCGTCTATGTGCTACTCGTCACCGTGATCGTCGCGGTCGGCGTTTTCTACAAGCTCCTTCCGAGAAGCCACTTTATCGCCGCCGCGTTCGCCAATCTCATCGCGGTTTATGCGTGCCTTTTCGTCTTCTTTGTCGAGACGAATTTTCCCGAGGGCAATGATGCCGTGCTCCTCGTCGGCTTCGTGCTGCCGATTGCCGCATTTCTCCTCGCGATCGCATGGCGTCATCGGGACATCCGCGCCATCGTCAATAAAAAGGATCCCCATTACGAACGGAACCTCGCCCAGGTGCTGCGCTGGCTTGTCCCGATATTCGCGATCGGGCTCCTGACATTCGCGATTCCCAGCACGAACTGGGGTCCACTCGGCCACGATCTCGCATTCCTAGCCGCGATGACCGTGATCGCACTTGTCGTGTCTCTGGTTGTTCGAGAAGTGGTGACGTTCCTGCTCGAGACAGCCTTGCTGTTCGAGGAATTCTTCGAGCGCATCGCGCGGCTTTTGGTGCCGGCGTTCGCATTTTTCACCTTCTACTCATTCCTTGTGATCGTATTCGGGGCAATTTACCGAATTGCCGATCACCTATCGACGCGCGAAATGTTCGCGGTTGCGGGGATTGCTCAGAAAATCAGCTTTCCCGACGCACTTTATTTTTCGATCGTGACGCTAAGCACCGTCGGCTACGGTGACATCGTCCCGGTCACCAATCTTGCTCGCTTCATCGTCGCAATCCAGATCGTCTGCGGCATCCTCCTTCTGCTTTTCGGATTTTCGGAGATCATTGCCTATACGCGCGCCCACCGGGAACATTCGCGCACGAGTACCCACGCTCGCGAGGAGCGACGGGATTAG